Proteins from a genomic interval of Desulfofustis limnaeus:
- the tnpA gene encoding IS200/IS605 family transposase codes for MSRFRKLSHSIWHCQYHIVWVPKYRFRILTGAVKEACETAIHAICGFVGCEVVEMNVQPDHVHLVLMVPPKVSISQLMGRVKGQTSMRFFHQFRYLKKKPYWGNHFWAKGYCVDTVGLDADMIRKYVRYQEKKEKQLEQLRLFE; via the coding sequence GTGAGCAGATTCCGTAAGTTATCACATTCGATATGGCACTGTCAGTATCATATCGTATGGGTGCCGAAGTACCGGTTCCGTATTTTAACCGGAGCGGTAAAAGAAGCATGCGAAACGGCGATTCACGCGATATGCGGATTTGTCGGTTGTGAAGTTGTTGAAATGAATGTGCAACCAGACCATGTCCATCTGGTGCTGATGGTTCCGCCGAAGGTGTCGATTTCGCAATTGATGGGTCGGGTAAAGGGTCAAACATCGATGCGGTTTTTCCACCAGTTCCGCTATCTGAAGAAGAAGCCATACTGGGGCAACCACTTTTGGGCGAAAGGTTATTGTGTCGATACGGTAGGTCTTGATGCGGACATGATACGCAAGTATGTCCGCTATCAGGAGAAGAAAGAGAAGCAGCTGGAACAGTTACGGTTGTTTGAATAG
- a CDS encoding Tll0287-like domain-containing protein has product MKHKKRLTSRLLLLFVLVTGISGSIATLFVNEHLKRHAQKEAREKAMLILERNLAIHGYFSQQLKPKLFEILTRAGFTDAFEPALMSSSYGVREIDERYREIAASRSYAYKECAINARNPANEADPFESDFIRRLNEDQDVNIRTRRVRL; this is encoded by the coding sequence ATGAAGCACAAGAAACGTCTAACCAGTCGCCTGCTGCTGCTCTTTGTCCTGGTCACCGGGATCAGCGGTAGTATCGCCACCCTGTTTGTCAACGAGCACTTGAAAAGGCACGCGCAGAAGGAAGCCCGCGAAAAGGCTATGCTCATCCTGGAGCGCAACCTGGCCATTCACGGTTACTTCAGTCAACAACTCAAACCGAAACTCTTTGAAATTCTGACGCGTGCCGGGTTTACGGACGCTTTCGAACCGGCCCTGATGTCTTCCTCCTATGGTGTTCGGGAGATCGATGAACGGTATCGAGAGATTGCCGCCAGCAGGTCCTATGCGTACAAGGAGTGCGCCATAAACGCCCGTAACCCGGCCAATGAAGCTGACCCCTTTGAAAGCGATTTCATAAGACGACTCAATGAGGACCAGGATGTAAACATCCGCACCCGTAGGGTGCGGCTTTAA
- a CDS encoding c-type heme family protein, whose amino-acid sequence MRQFEGKPYYVVLRRGEVMEPDCLRCHSTPEQAPARLVETYGSERSYNRSPGEVVSAVSLRIPLEAAYAEVRLHTMGLSALLTVMLLTSLGIVSYWGKRWIFEPLYHIRAKALQIAGNTSHLGEQIEEPEGRELAELTRTFNTMSDQLRREHDLLEERVAKRTEQLSRVNRQLRREIIERQEVIARLNVSLQEIKTLQGILPICSYCKNIRDDKGSWKRLEAYIEEHSDAAFSHGICQECAHKHFPDMDIDSD is encoded by the coding sequence ATTCGGCAATTCGAAGGCAAACCCTACTATGTCGTCTTACGGCGGGGCGAGGTCATGGAGCCGGATTGTCTTCGCTGCCACAGCACACCGGAGCAGGCCCCGGCACGCTTGGTTGAAACCTACGGATCGGAGCGTAGCTACAACCGCTCTCCCGGCGAAGTGGTGTCTGCCGTATCCCTGCGCATCCCGCTAGAGGCCGCCTATGCCGAGGTACGCCTGCACACGATGGGGCTCTCCGCCCTGTTGACCGTCATGCTGCTCACCTCGCTCGGCATCGTCTCTTACTGGGGTAAGCGCTGGATATTCGAGCCCCTTTACCACATCCGAGCCAAGGCGTTACAGATAGCCGGAAATACCAGCCATCTCGGTGAGCAAATCGAAGAACCGGAGGGACGGGAACTGGCGGAATTAACCAGGACCTTCAACACCATGTCCGACCAGCTTCGCCGCGAGCATGACCTTCTGGAGGAACGGGTGGCGAAACGAACCGAGCAGTTGAGCCGGGTCAATCGGCAGCTCCGCCGAGAGATTATAGAACGGCAGGAAGTCATCGCCCGACTCAATGTTTCGCTCCAGGAAATCAAGACCCTCCAGGGCATTTTGCCGATCTGTTCCTATTGCAAGAATATCCGGGACGACAAAGGCAGCTGGAAAAGGCTGGAGGCCTATATCGAAGAACACTCCGACGCTGCGTTCAGCCACGGCATCTGCCAGGAATGCGCCCACAAGCACTTCCCCGACATGGATATCGATAGCGACTGA